The DNA segment AAAAGCCCTATGGAAAATCTTTCTTTTATCTGCCCTATTTTTCTTTTTAACAGAGATTTTACTACTCCGATTCTGGAAATAATTTGAAAATACTAAATCAAAAACTACTTTGAAATAAATTGTTTAATTTTGAAGCAAAAAAAATTATTTAATTAACTAAAAAATATAGCATTATGAAACAAATTATTGGAAAATATGGTATCATGGGAGGAATTCTCTTAATTCTAAGTGCTGTAATTATTTACGTTTTAGGTATGGGTAGTAGTTGGGTTCTACTAACAATAATTCCATTAGTTACATATATTGTTCTAATTTATCTCGGAGTTTTATCTGTTCGTGAAGTAAGAAGTTTTACAAATAACAAAATTGAATTTAAAATGGCTTTTGGCACTGCCCTTTCAACATTGTTCATTGCTCTTATTTTTTCTACACTTTTCTCCTATTTGCTCTACAATGTTATTGACCCCGAATATGCTGACAAAATTAAGATTGAAACTATTACCAAAACAGAACAACGACTTGAAAAAGCAGGATTAAGCGATGAAAAAATGGAAGAAATTCTTGAAACAATAGAATCTAAAGATTTTAATTTTGACTTTAAAAAGGTAGTTAAATCAATTGGTTACGGAATAATCGTATTTGGAATTATTTCACTTATAATTGCAGCATCTGTTAAAAAAGACTTATACTTAGAAGAAAATCAATAATTATGGATATTAGTTTAGTTATCCCACTACTTAATGAAGAAGAATCAATCCCTGAACTTTCAGAATGGATTGACAAGGTAATGAATGAAAATAATTTTACTTACGAAATTATTTTTATTGATGATGGAAGCACAGACAATTCATTAGATGTTATAAAAGAACAAGCTAAAAAGAACAATAATATCAAAGCATTAAGCTTTAGAAGAAATTACGGTAAATCAGCCGCACTCAATGAAGGTTTTTCTATTTCAAAAGGAAATGTTGTAGTTACAATGGATGCAGATCTTCAAGATGACCCCGGAGAAATACCCGAAATGTATAAAATGATTACAGAGCAAGCTTATGATATAGTTTCGGGCTGGAAGAAAAAACGACATGACCCTATAACTAAAACAATTCCAACAAAATTTTATAACTGGACAACAAGAAGAATCTCAAAAATTAAACTCCATGATTTCAACTGTGGACTTAAAGCTTACAAATCGGATGTGATTAAATCCATAGATATTTATGGAGAGATGCACAGATATATTCCTGTAATTGCAAAATGGAATGGTTTTACAAAAATTGGAGAAAAAGTTGTAAAACACAGAGCAAGGAAGTACGGAAAAACGAAATTTGGAATAAAACGTTTTATTCGTGGACCTTTAGACCTGCTTTCAATCACTTTTGTATCTAAATTCTCTCAAAGGCCAATGCATTTTTTCGGTTCATTCGGGCTACTATCTTTCTTTATCGGTTTTATTATTTCTCTTTGGCTCATAGGACAAAAATTTTATTCACGGTGGTTTAACATCTCAATTACCAAAAGAGACATCATTGACCAACCATTATTTTTTATTGCCCTCGTACTGGTCATTGTAGGAGTTTTCCTCTTCATGTCGGGCTTCCTTGGCGAATTAATTATTAAGAATGATAAACATAAAAATATTTACCCACAAAAAGACAAAGTAAATATTGACTAATGTTTTAGTTTATTAAAAATCAAACTGTAAAAGCATGAAATCAAAATTCAAAATTTCAAAATTATTTATTCTATTAGGAATAATTTTATTAATTGCTTGTAATTCAAAAACAGAAAAAACTAATTTAGAAATCGAAAACTCTGTTTTTACTACAATTAATTATGACGGAGATGCAATTGAATTTAAAGACTCAGCACTGTATTTTCCCGGAGATGTTATTACTTTATATCTAATAAATGTCGGTAAATTTAAAGACTCAAAAGATGGATACTCTAATATTGAGATGGATGTAGAAATTAAAAATCCTAAAAAAGAAATCATTTATTCCGAAAAATCATTAGTTGAAAAAGAGGGAAAAATCAAACTCACAAATAACATTGCAGGGAATTTGTATGCAAACTGGGAATCAGTCCGTGGGCTTAATGCAGGGGAGTATAGTTTCACAATAATTGTGCATGACAAAAATGCAAAAACAAAAACTGAAACAACAAAATATTTTTATTTAAAAGAACAAATGGAATAAATTATTAACTTAATTTATTTCAATTTAAAAACACAAATCGAAATGAAACTAAAAAAAACAACAATTTTTATTTTACTTATTTTTGTAACAATTACATTAATAAAAGCACAAGAAAAAAAAGATCCATACTTAAACACACAAACACCACATAACACAATTTACACTCATATAAAATCACTTCAAAAAGCAGATTATAATATTAATAGAGCAGTAAAAACTTTTGATATTAAATCTAATGATGAAAAATACAATCAAAAAATAGCAAACAAACTTCAACAAATTTATAAAGGAAAAGGATTGGTAATAAATTATGATAAAC comes from the Bacteroidota bacterium genome and includes:
- a CDS encoding DUF4199 domain-containing protein; this translates as MKQIIGKYGIMGGILLILSAVIIYVLGMGSSWVLLTIIPLVTYIVLIYLGVLSVREVRSFTNNKIEFKMAFGTALSTLFIALIFSTLFSYLLYNVIDPEYADKIKIETITKTEQRLEKAGLSDEKMEEILETIESKDFNFDFKKVVKSIGYGIIVFGIISLIIAASVKKDLYLEENQ
- a CDS encoding glycosyltransferase family 2 protein; translation: MDISLVIPLLNEEESIPELSEWIDKVMNENNFTYEIIFIDDGSTDNSLDVIKEQAKKNNNIKALSFRRNYGKSAALNEGFSISKGNVVVTMDADLQDDPGEIPEMYKMITEQAYDIVSGWKKKRHDPITKTIPTKFYNWTTRRISKIKLHDFNCGLKAYKSDVIKSIDIYGEMHRYIPVIAKWNGFTKIGEKVVKHRARKYGKTKFGIKRFIRGPLDLLSITFVSKFSQRPMHFFGSFGLLSFFIGFIISLWLIGQKFYSRWFNISITKRDIIDQPLFFIALVLVIVGVFLFMSGFLGELIIKNDKHKNIYPQKDKVNID